A DNA window from Theobroma cacao cultivar B97-61/B2 chromosome 5, Criollo_cocoa_genome_V2, whole genome shotgun sequence contains the following coding sequences:
- the LOC18599897 gene encoding disease resistance protein RGA2, which yields MVGLFLFNIAERVLEKIALLAGEVLLAFSVKSDLRKLQDTMSSIKAVLLDAERQQHQNEKLRLCMWKLRDIFYDVEDVLDEFECEALRKQIANHPCISVKRLDKIAADWGRFDLGVTGDNRRVIHRETHSFVNSSDVIGRDVDKKNILDLLMRPSEGRNIPVITVVGIGGPGRTTLAQFVYNDERVIKHFPLRIWVSVSEEFDLARLLKEIIYSINSERCDGLTFNAMQTRLRSLLSDKKFLLVLDDVWNENRQKWIELRTLLMSLDNPSQNKIIVTTRSLKVASMMSSIHPYQLKVLPHKECLTLFITWTFNDGDERRYPNVIRI from the exons ATGGTAGGATTATTTCTGTTCAATATTGCAGAAAGGGTTCTGGAGAAAATAGCCCTTCTTGCTGGGGAAGTTCTCTTGGCATTTAGTGTCAAAAGCGATTTGAGAAAGCTCCAGGACACCATGAGCAGCATCAAAGCTGTGCTTTTGGATGCTGAGCGGCAGCAGCACCAGAATGAAAAGTTGCGCCTCTGTATGTGGAAACTCAGAGACATCTTTTATGATGTTGAAGATGTGCTCGATGAATTCGAGTGTGAAGCTCTACGGAAGCAGATCGCGAATCATCCATGCATCAGTGTAAAG AGGTTAGACAAAATTGCCGCTGACTGGGGAAGGTTTGATTTAGGAGTGACAGGTGATAACCGACGGGTTATTCATAGGGAGACCCACTCTTTTGTGAATTCCTCTGATGTCATTGGTAGAGATGtggataaaaaaaacattttagaTCTTTTAATGAGACCAAGTGAGGGTAGAAACATCCCTGTCATCACCGTAGTTGGAATTGGGGGTCCAGGGAGGACCACACTTGCTCAATTTGTGTACAATGATGAACGGGTTATTAAGCATTTCCCATTAAGAATATGGGTGAGTGTTTCAGAGGAATTTGATCTTGCGAGATTGCTTAAGGAGATTATTTACTCTATAAATTCAGAAAGATGTGATGGTTTAACATTTAATGCAATGCAAACTCGTTTGCGAAGTCTTTTGAGTGATAAGAAATTTTTACTTGTTCTAGATGACGTTTGGAACGAAAATCGTCAGAAATGGATTGAGTTAAGAACTTTATTGATGTCATTGGATAATCCgtctcaaaataaaatcattgtTACTACTCGTAGCTTGAAGGTTGCTTCAATGATGAGTAGTATTCACCCTTATCAATTAAAAGTCCTCCCTCATAAAGAATGTTTGACTTTATTTATAACATGGACATTTAATGATGGAGACGAGAGACGGTATCCAAATGTTATAAGAATTTGA
- the LOC18599903 gene encoding acyl carrier protein 1, chloroplastic, with translation MASMAGSSISMQPRHTLATTRVSGLKLVSFMNQGRSSLSFNLRPMPARLRISCAAKPETVDKVCAIVRKQLALPNDKPVTGDSKFADLGADSLDTVEIVMGIEEEFGIAVEEDNAQSITTVQDAADLVEKLCSEKSA, from the exons ATGGCATCCATGGCTGGTTCATCAATCTCCATGCAGCCTCGCCACACCCTG GCTACAACCAGGGTTTCTGGCTTGAAGTTGGTTTCATTTATGAACCAGGGAAGAAGCAGCCTCTCATTTAATTTGCGTCCAATGCCTGCTCGCTTGCGGATTTCCTGTGCT GCCAAACCAGAGACTGTGGATAAGGTATGTGCAATAGTAAGGAAACAACTAGCTCTACCAAATGACAAACCAGTCACTGGTGATTCAAAATTTGCTGACCTTGGAGCTGATTCCCTTGATACG GTTGAGATTGTGATGGGAAttgaggaagaatttggaattGCTGTGGAAGAGGACAATGCCCAAAGCATCACAACTGTTCAGGATGCTGCAGATCTTGTAGAGAAGCTCTGCAGCGAGAAAAGTGCCTAG
- the LOC108662029 gene encoding putative disease resistance protein RGA4: MAESFLFNIAERVLEKIALLAVEEVRLAFNVKNDLEELQDTMTRIKAFLLDAERQQHQNEALRLSICKLRDLLYDAEDVIDEIECEALRKDVVNCPSTSIKVRCLPSCFVPLAFSSKMGHKIKEINKRIDKIATEWDRFNLGQQVDNRRVIHRETHSFVNSLDVIGRDEDRENIINLLKEPSDESGNIPVIPIVGIGGLGKTTLAQFVYNDERIIKLFSLRIWVCVSEEFDLRRLLQEMIYSISKKKCDDSKIDILQTQLRSLVNDENFLLVLDDVWNDDRVKWIEFKNLLMSMGNLSQSKIIVTTRSLKIALIMSSCEPYVLKGLSYKDCLTLFTTWAFNDGDERRYPNLMRIGEKIVEKCKGVPLAVRTLGSLLFSKTDECEWILLRDNEIWRLEQSENDILPVLKLSYHYLPSHLQQCLTYLSLFPKDYLYDTDYIIQFWMATGLLASSNQNEEWEDIGITYFKELWLRGFVQNVIDRGSFYWFKMHDLALNLSQRECLTVNRQPMKVVQKVRHLSFSPDSPLRVPQSLKKLKRVRTIVVSSLPFSKEKRSIDESFVNACILNFKYLRLLDLSYTLLEELPESIGTLKHLRYLNLTICHRMRKIPSSICKLQSLLTLRLLGVPLIEVPESLQSLISLRFLEITTRAPRLRDIQPGCWSSLQFLLLYECDFLVSIFDGMQHLTSLRRLIIRECVRLISLPRSLKFLTKLEEIKIVGCQKINLCMEVEEAEDQDLHLSLKTFSVSWSDALTDLPRLLLEGSASTLQSIKIGECENFEVLPEWLQNLTSLQKLEISYCPNLSSPLEGMDRLTALTQLKIKGCPTLNRRWRPVGGADWPNISHVQEVEVDL; encoded by the exons ATGGCAGAATCGTTTCTGTTCAACATTGCAGAAAGGGTTCTTGAGAAAATAGCCCTCCTTGCTGTAGAAGAAGTTCGCTTGGCTTTCAACGTCAAAAATGATCTGGAAGAGCTTCAGGACACCATGACCCGCATCAAAGCTTTTCTTTTGGATGCTGAGCGGCAACAGCACCAGAATGAAGCGTTGCGCCTTTCCATTTGTAAGCTTAGAGACCTCTTGTACGATGCTGAAGATGTGATTGATGAGATCGAGTGTGAAGCTCTGCGAAAAGATGTCGTGAATTGTCCAAGCACCAGCATAAAGGTACGATGTTTGCCTTCATGCTTTGTTCCTCTAGCATTCTCTTCAAAAATGGGTCATAAAATCAAAGAGATCAATAAGAGGATAGACAAAATTGCTACTGAGTGGGACAGATTTAATTTAGGACAGCAAGTAGACAACCGACGTGTTATTCACAGGGAGACTCATTCTTTTGTGAATTCTTTGGATGTCATTGGTCGAgatgaagatagagaaaacattataaatcttttaaaGGAACCAAGTGATGAGAGTGGAAACATCCCTGTCATTCCCATAGTTGGAATTGGCGGTCTAGGGAAGACCACACTTGCTCAATTCGTATACAATGATGAACGGATTATTAAGCTTTTCTCATTGAGAATATGGGTCTGTGTGTCAGAGGAGTTTGATCTTCGTAGATTGCTCCAAGAGATGATTTATTctataagtaaaaaaaaatgtgatgattcaaaaattGACATCTTACAGACTCAATTGCGAAGTCTTGTGAATGATGAGAACTTTTTGCTGGTTTTAGATGATGTGTGGAATGATGATCGTGTCAAATGGATTgagtttaaaaatttattgatgtCAATGGGTAACTTATCCCAAAGTAAAATCATCGTGACTACTCGTTCTTTAAAGATTGCTTTAATAATGAGTTCGTGTGAGCCTTATGTATTAAAAGGTCTCTCTTATAAAGATTGTTTGACTTTGTTTACAACATGGGCGTTTAATGATGGAGATGAGAGGCGATATCCTAATCTCATGAGAATTGGGGAAAAAATTGTAGAGAAATGTAAAGGAGTTCCTCTTGCAGTGAGAACATTGGGAAGCTTACTTTTCTCCAAAACAGATGAATGTGAATGGATTTTATTAAGAGATAATGAAATCTGGAGACTTGAGCAAagtgaaaatgatattttaccggtattaaaattgagttacCATTATTTGCCATCTCATTTGCAACAATGTCTTACTTATTTATCATTATTCCCAAAGGACTATTTGTATGACACTGATTATATCATCCAATTCTGGATGGCCACTGGACTCCTCGCAAGCTCCAATCAAAACGAAGAGTGGGAAGATATTGGGATTACATATTTCAAGGAGTTATGGTTGAGGGGTTTTGTCCAAAATGTCATAGACCGCGGGTCATTTTACTGGTTTAAAATGCATGATCTCGCATTAAATCTATCACAAAGAGAGTGTTTAACAGTAAATCGTCAACCGATGAAAGTTGTTCAAAAAGTTCgacatttgtcattttctccTGACAGTCCATTACGAGTTCCACAATCTTTGAAGAAGTTGAAACGTGTGCGGACAATAGTGGTTTCATCACttccattttcaaaagaaaagaggagCATTGATGAATCGTTTGTTAACGCCTGCATCTTGAATTTCAAGTATCTACGTCTACTTGATCTCTCCTATACATTGTTAGAGGAATTACCCGAATCCATTGGTACCTTGAAGCATTTAAGATATCTTAACTTGACCATCTGTCATAGGATGAGGAAAATTCCTAGTTCTATCTGTAAACTTCAGAGCTTGCTAACTTTGCGCTTACTTGGTGTTCCACTGATAGAAGTACCTGAAAGTTTGCAAAGCTTGATCAGTCTCAGATTTCTAGAGATAACCACAAGAGCTCCGCGTTTAAGGGATATTCAACCAGGATGTTGGAGTTCCCTTCAGTTTCTACTCTTGTACGAATGTGATTTTCTAGTATCTATATTTGATGGGATGCAACACCTCACATCACTTAGAAGATTGATTATCCGCGAGTGTGTCAGGTTGATCTCACTTCCAAGAAGTCTGAAATTTCTAACCAAATTAGAGGAAATCAAAATCGTTGGCtgccaaaaaatcaatttatgcATGGAAGTAGAAGAAGCAGAAGACCAAGACCTTCACTTGAGCCTTAAAACTTTCTCAGTATCGTGGTCAGATGCGTTAACGGATTTGCCACGATTGCTTCTTGAAGGATCTGCTAGCACTTTGCAGTCTATAAAAATTGGAGAGTGCGAAAACTTTGAGGTACTACCAGAGTGGCTACAAAATCTCACTTCACTTCAGAAACTTGAGATTAGTTATTGCCCAAATTTGTCATCTCCTCTGGAGGGAATGGATCGCCTCACTGCACTTACACAACTCAAAATTAAAGGTTGTCCGACCTTGAATAGAAGATGGCGACCAGTTGGGGGTGCAGATTGGCCCAACATTTCACACGTCCAAGAGGTTGAG GTAGACCTGTGA
- the LOC18599904 gene encoding vesicle-associated protein 2-2 isoform X1, which yields MTTQLLEIQPKELKFVFILKKQCSCSVSLRNNTNQYVAFKVKTTSPKKYCVRPNVGIILPKSVCEFTVTMQAQREAPPDMICRDKFLIQSTIVPAGTTDEDITSAAFVKDSGRYIEDNKLKVALVSPPHSPVLSPINGTMNQGVDYDASIPKEPVLSRVGVLAPPQMVAKVEESKIINFDDLKPTKDVEWKPRKDMFYAEDLKLKEDAELKPRNDGVNGEDLKLTKDAELKPKDNLVNSKELKPAKDVESKPVKDVESKPVKDVESKPMEDILDTEELKSVKIKEFDALKDGEVKTLKAVEELKLVKDVEEMKSKLNDLESKLGEAEATIAKLTVESRLSTQERTILQEELALMRKKTNLRKVQVGFPLLFVCMVALVSVFLGCLLRR from the exons ATGACTACGCAACTTTTGGAGATTCAACCAAAGGAACTTAAATTCGTAT TTATATTGAAGAAGCAATGCTCCTGCTCGGTTTCACTTAGGAATAACACTAACCAATATGTTGCTTTCAAG GTTAAAACTACATCCCCAAAGAAATATTGCGTGCGGCCTAATGTTGGCATTATTTTGCCTAAATCAGTATGTGAATTTACAG TTACCATGCAAGCTCAGCGTGAAGCCCCTCCTGATATGATATGCAGAGATAAGTTCTTAATTCAAAGCACAATTGTTCCTGCTGGAACAACTGATGAAGACATTACATCAGCTGCA TTTGTCAAGGACAGTGGAAGATATATTGAAGATAATAAGCTAAAGGTTGCTCTTGTCAGCCCACCTCATTCACCAGTATTATCACCAATTAATGGAACAATGAATCAGGGAGTAGATTATGATGCTTCAATACCAAAAGAGCCGGTACTGAGTAGAGTTGGGGTTCTTGCACCACCGCAGATG GTTGCCAAGGTTGAGGAGTCAaagataataaattttgaCGATTTAAAGCCAACAAAGGATGTGGAGTGGAAGCCAAGGAAGGATATGTTCTATGCTGAAGATCTAAAGCTAAAGGAGGATGCAGAGCTGAAGCCAAGGAATGATGGTGTTAATGGTGAGGacttaaaattaacaaaagatGCAGAGCTTAAGCCAAAGGATAATTTAGTCAATAGCAAGGAGTTAAAGCCAGCAAAAGATGTGGAATCGAAGCCAGTGAAAGATGTGGAATCGAAGCCAGTGAAAGATGTGGAATCAAAGCCAATGGAGGATATTCTTGATACTGAGGAACTGAAGTCAGTGAAGATAAAGGAGTTCGATGCATTGAAGGATGGCGAGGTAAAAACATTGAAGGCTGTGGAGGAGCTGAAGTTAGTCAAAGATGTCGAGGAAATGAAATCAAAACTAAATGACCTTGAATCTAAGCTAGGCGAG GCTGAAGCTACCATCGCAAAACTGACAGTGGAGAGTAGGTTAAGCACTCAAGAGAGAACTATCTTACAAGAAGAACTA GCGCTAATGAGGAAAAAGACAAATCTAAGAAAAGTTCAAGTGGGATTTCCTCTCCTATTTGTTTGCATGGTAGCACTCGTTAGTGTCTTTCTCGGATGCCTTCTGCGTCGTTGA
- the LOC18599904 gene encoding vesicle-associated protein 2-2 isoform X2, whose protein sequence is MQAQREAPPDMICRDKFLIQSTIVPAGTTDEDITSAAFVKDSGRYIEDNKLKVALVSPPHSPVLSPINGTMNQGVDYDASIPKEPVLSRVGVLAPPQMVAKVEESKIINFDDLKPTKDVEWKPRKDMFYAEDLKLKEDAELKPRNDGVNGEDLKLTKDAELKPKDNLVNSKELKPAKDVESKPVKDVESKPVKDVESKPMEDILDTEELKSVKIKEFDALKDGEVKTLKAVEELKLVKDVEEMKSKLNDLESKLGEAEATIAKLTVESRLSTQERTILQEELALMRKKTNLRKVQVGFPLLFVCMVALVSVFLGCLLRR, encoded by the exons ATGCAAGCTCAGCGTGAAGCCCCTCCTGATATGATATGCAGAGATAAGTTCTTAATTCAAAGCACAATTGTTCCTGCTGGAACAACTGATGAAGACATTACATCAGCTGCA TTTGTCAAGGACAGTGGAAGATATATTGAAGATAATAAGCTAAAGGTTGCTCTTGTCAGCCCACCTCATTCACCAGTATTATCACCAATTAATGGAACAATGAATCAGGGAGTAGATTATGATGCTTCAATACCAAAAGAGCCGGTACTGAGTAGAGTTGGGGTTCTTGCACCACCGCAGATG GTTGCCAAGGTTGAGGAGTCAaagataataaattttgaCGATTTAAAGCCAACAAAGGATGTGGAGTGGAAGCCAAGGAAGGATATGTTCTATGCTGAAGATCTAAAGCTAAAGGAGGATGCAGAGCTGAAGCCAAGGAATGATGGTGTTAATGGTGAGGacttaaaattaacaaaagatGCAGAGCTTAAGCCAAAGGATAATTTAGTCAATAGCAAGGAGTTAAAGCCAGCAAAAGATGTGGAATCGAAGCCAGTGAAAGATGTGGAATCGAAGCCAGTGAAAGATGTGGAATCAAAGCCAATGGAGGATATTCTTGATACTGAGGAACTGAAGTCAGTGAAGATAAAGGAGTTCGATGCATTGAAGGATGGCGAGGTAAAAACATTGAAGGCTGTGGAGGAGCTGAAGTTAGTCAAAGATGTCGAGGAAATGAAATCAAAACTAAATGACCTTGAATCTAAGCTAGGCGAG GCTGAAGCTACCATCGCAAAACTGACAGTGGAGAGTAGGTTAAGCACTCAAGAGAGAACTATCTTACAAGAAGAACTA GCGCTAATGAGGAAAAAGACAAATCTAAGAAAAGTTCAAGTGGGATTTCCTCTCCTATTTGTTTGCATGGTAGCACTCGTTAGTGTCTTTCTCGGATGCCTTCTGCGTCGTTGA
- the LOC18599905 gene encoding sodium/hydrogen exchanger 2, which yields MVAPQLAAVVSKLQTLSTSDHASVVSLNIFVALLCTCIVIGHLLEENRWMNESITALVIGLCTGVIILLTSGGKSSHLLVFSEDLFFIYLLPPIIFNAGFQVKKKQFFRNFITIMLFGAVGTLISCTVISLGVIQFFKQMDIGSLDIGDFLAIGAIFAATDSVCTLQVLNQDETPLLYSLVFGEGVVNDATSVVLFNAIQSFDLTNINPRIALEFIGSFFYLFLASTFLGVIVGLVSAYIIKTLYFGRHSTDREFALMMLMAYLSYIMAELFYLSGILTVFFCGIVMSHYTWHNVTESSRVTTKHAFATLSFVAETFIFLYVGMDALDIEKWRFVSDSPGTSVAVSSVLLALVMAGRAAFVFPLSFLSNLAKKSASEKISFRQQIIIWWAGLMRGAVSMALAYNQFTRLGHTQLRANAIMITSTITIVLFSTVVFGIITKRLIRFLLPHSKVTTSMLSDPSTPKSVTVPLLGSGQDSFEDGLGGIPRPSSIRALLTTPTHTVHHYWRKFDDAFMRPVFGGRGFVPFVPGSPTERSEHNQPQWQ from the exons ATGGTGGCACCACAGTTAGCTGCTGTCGTTTCCAAGTTGCAGACACTGTCTACTTCAGACCATGCCTCTGTGGTCTCTCTGAACATATTTGTCGCGCTTCTTTGCACTTGTATTGTGATTGGTCATCTTCTGGAGGAGAACCGATGGATGAATGAGTCAATTACTGCCCTTGTCATT GGTCTTTGTACTGGAGTCATTATTTTGTTGACAAGTGGGGGTAAAAGCTCACATCTTTTAGTCTTCAGCGAagatcttttctttatttatcttCTGCCTCCTATTATATTTAATGCTGG TTTTCAGGTGAAAAAGAAGCAATTTTTTCGTAACTTTATCACCATCATGCTGTTTGGGGCTGTTGGTACATTAATATCTTGTACAGTTATATCTTTAG GTGTTATTCAGTTCTTTAAGCAAATGGACATTGGCTCCTTGGATATTGGAGATTTTCTAG CAATTGGTGCAATCTTTGCTGCAACGGATTCTGTTTGCACACTGCAG GTGCTTAATCAGGATGAGACTCCGTTGCTCTACAGTCTGGTTTTCGGAGAGGGTGTCGTAAATGATGCTACCTCAGTGGTGCTTTTCAATGCAATCCAGAGCTTTGACCTGACTAATATCAATCCCAGAATTGCTTTGGAGTTTATTGGcagctttttttatttattcttagcGAGCACTTTTCTGGGAGTGATT GTTGGACTGGTAAGTGCGTACATTATCAAAACATTGTACTTTGGAAG GCACTCAACAGATCGTGAGTTTGCTCTTATGATGCTCATGGCATACCTTTCATACATAATGGCTGAA CTGTTCTATTTGAGTGGCATTCTCACGGTGTTTTTTTGTGGGATTGTGATGTCACATTATACCTGGCACAATGTTACCGAGAGTTCAAGAGTAACCACCAA GCATGCTTTTGCTACCTTGTCGTTTGTTGCTGAGACATTTATCTTTCTTTATGTTGGCATGGATGCCTTGGACATTGAGAAGTGGAGATTTGTAAGTGATAG CCCTGGAACATCAGTTGCCGTTAGTTCAGTGCTGCTTGCTCTGGTTATGGCCGGAAGAGCAGCTTTTGTGTTTCCCCTGTCATTTTTATCCAACTTAGCCAAGAAATCAGCTAGTGAAAAAATCAGCTTTAGGCAACAA ATTATAATATGGTGGGCTGGTCTCATGAGAGGTGCTGTATCTATGGCACTTGCATATAATCAG TTTACAAGGTTAGGGCATACTCAATTGCGAGCGAATGCAATTATGATTACGAGCACTATCACCATTGTTCTTTTCAGCACTGTG GTTTTTGGTATAATCACTAAACGTCTAATCAGGTTCTTGCTGCCTCATTCCAAAGTAACAACCAGCATGCTCTCAGACCCATCTACTCCCAAATCAGTTACGGTTCCACTTCTTGGAAGTGGCCAAGACTCCTTCGAGGATGGTCTAGGTGGAATTCCTCGGCCAAGCAGCATTCGCGCACTTCTCACAACTCCAACGCACACCGTTCATCACTACTGGCGCAAGTTCGATGACGCCTTCATGCGCCCAGTGTTTGGGGGCCGGGGTTTTGTGCCCTTTGTTCCTGGCTCCCCAACAGAAAGGAGTGAACATAATCAACCTCAATGGCAGTGA